A stretch of the Glycine soja cultivar W05 chromosome 13, ASM419377v2, whole genome shotgun sequence genome encodes the following:
- the LOC114382421 gene encoding serine/threonine-protein kinase PCRK1-like, with product MQWLNWVFSSQNLGTKNRREKRGFLVLLSSEKLRLFGIKLYLFELESSSSQVAMKCFPFYFGEKKDGPKSLQSISGQSNSSTYVEAEMRRSGSELNSMDASDNSTDSLRRSAFPSLSQRPSNLREFTVSELKTATKSFSRSVMLGEGGFGCVYKGLIKSVDDPSTKIEVAVKQLGRRGIQGHKEWVTEVNVLGIVEHPNLVKLVGYCADDDERGIQRLLIYEYMPNRSVEHHLSPRSDTPLPWSRRLKIAQDAARGLTYLHEEMDFQIIFRDFKSSNILLDELWNAKLSDFGLARLGPSDGLTHVSTAVVGTMGYAAPEYVQTGRLTSKSDVWSYGVFLYELITGRRPIDRNRPKGEQKLLEWVRPYLSDGRRFQLILDPRLERRHILKSAQKLAIIANRCLVRNPKNRPKMSEVLEMVTRVVESSVSTNLQPPLKSVASAEASQAAEIKNKKVTMDQNPDCNWLRMWRPKLLRALDCCSFKV from the exons ATGCAATGGCTTAATTGGGTCTTCTCTTCTCAGAATCTGGGTACCAAAAACAGAAGAGAAAAAAGGGGATTTTTGGTTTTGTTGAGCTCAGAGAAGCTGAGGCTTTTTGGGATCAAACTATATCTGTTTGAACTTGAG TCTAGTTCAAGTCAGGTTGCAATGAAGTGTTTTCCATTCTACTTTGGAGAGAAGAAGGATGGTCCTAAGAGCTTGCAGTCAATATCGGGCCAGTCTAACAGTTCTACTTATGTTGAGGCTGAGATGAGAAGATCTGGTTCTGAATTGAACTCTATGGATGCCTCAGATAACAGCACAGACTCACTCAGGAGAAGTGCATTTCCCAGTTTGTCTCAAAGACCCAGCAACCTCAGAGAATTTACTGTATCTGAACTGAAAACAGCCACAAAGAGTTTTAGTCGCTCAGTCATGCTTGGAGAAGGTGGGTTTGGGTGTGTCTACAAGGGGTTGATCAAGAGTGTAGATGATCCTTCCACAAAAATTGAAGTTGCAGTTAAACAACTTGGCAGAAGAGGAATTCAG GGGCATAAGGAATGGGTGACAGAAGTGAATGTTCTGGGTATTGTGGAGCATCCCAATCTGGTGAAACTAGTGGGATACTGCgctgatgatgatgaaagaggAATCCAGCGGCTTCTGATTTATGAATATATGCCTAACAGAAGTGTGGAACACCATTTATCGCCACGATCAGACACTCCTCTGCCATGGAGTAGGAGGTTGAAAATAGCCCAAGATGCAGCTCGTGGCTTGACATACCTGCATGAGGAAATGGATTTTCAG ATAATTTTCAGAGATTTCAAATCTTCAAATATCCTTCTGGACGAGCTGTGGAATGCAAAACTATCAGACTTCGGGCTAGCTAGATTGGGACCATCTGATGGGCTGACTCATGTCTCCACAGCG GTCGTAGGAACAATGGGTTATGCAGCTCCAGAATATGTTCAAACTGGACGTCTCACGTCAAAGAGTGATGTATGGAGCTATGGTGTCTTCCTTTATGAACTCATCACTGGCCGCCGTCCAATTGATCGAAATCGCCCCAAGGGTGAGCAGAAGCTGTTGGAATGGGTAAGGCCATACCTTTCAGATGGGAGGAGATTTCAACTAATATTGGATCCAAGACTTGAGAGAAGACACATCCTCAAGTCAGCTCAAAAACTTGCTATAATAGCTAACAGATGCTTGGTTAGAAACCCAAAGAATCGCCCGAAGATGAGTGAAGTGTTGGAAATGGTGACTCGGGTTGTGGAGTCTTCAGTGAGTACTAATCTACAGCCACCCTTGAAGAGTGTAGCCTCAGCAGAAGCTTCTCAGGCTgctgaaataaagaacaaaaaagtGACCATGGATCAAAACCCAGATTGCAATTGGTTAAGGATGTGGAGGCCAAAGCTTTTAAGAGCATTAGATTGTTGTagctttaaagtttaa